The Vibrio agarivorans genome contains the following window.
AGAAGCACTGGAAGATGGCGATTTCGAGTTTCTTGAAGATAAATGGCTGAAGGTTTCCGTATCCGACTTGGGCGTGAGCTGGTTAATTAGCTATCAAGATGAGAAGTTAGTGGTTGCAGACCAACCTGTTCAAGAAGACGTCAGCTTTAGCGGCAACTTGAACGACTTAGTTTTGATTGCCGGTCGTAAAGAGGATCCGGATACCTTGTTCTTCCAACGTCGCCTGTCTATTGAAGGGGACACTGAGCTCGGCCTTGAAGTGAAAAACTTAATGGACAGTATCGATCTGGACTCTTTGCCAAAAGCGATGCAGGTGATGTTGAATCAACTGGCTGACTTTGTTCAAAAAGGTCTCACTGAAGCTCAAGCGCCGAAAGAGGTAAGCAATGCTTATTAGAACAGAAGCACCGGCTGATATGCTGGTGATTGGTCAATTGCTTCGTGAAACCTTCCCGACGGAAGCGGAAGCGAACCTAGTGCAGACCTTACGCGAAAATGGCCGAAACACACTCTCTTTAGTCGCATGTACCGATGAGGGGCAAATTGTTGGGCACCTTCTCTTTACGCCAGTCGAAATCGATGGACACGATGTGACTTGGCAGGGCTTAGCGCCGCTGTGTGTGCACCCTGATTATCAGCAGCAAGGTATCGCTCGTTTATTGATCGAAGAAGGCTTTGTCTCACTGCCAGAGC
Protein-coding sequences here:
- a CDS encoding GNAT family N-acetyltransferase, with protein sequence MLIRTEAPADMLVIGQLLRETFPTEAEANLVQTLRENGRNTLSLVACTDEGQIVGHLLFTPVEIDGHDVTWQGLAPLCVHPDYQQQGIARLLIEEGFVSLPELGYAGCVVLGDPALYGKFGFESASAHGLSCQWDVPEGAFQIKPLIEGAFDNHQGVIRYCPEFSEL
- the ubiT gene encoding ubiquinone anaerobic biosynthesis accessory factor UbiT — encoded protein: MINKIRTQLVQNAASILRSPIHLLPQTVQKKALLEGLKMVFQEALEDGDFEFLEDKWLKVSVSDLGVSWLISYQDEKLVVADQPVQEDVSFSGNLNDLVLIAGRKEDPDTLFFQRRLSIEGDTELGLEVKNLMDSIDLDSLPKAMQVMLNQLADFVQKGLTEAQAPKEVSNAY